Below is a window of Candidatus Kaelpia aquatica DNA.
GCCCAGGCTAATTTGATTGGGTATTGCTCAAATGAACCTATAATCTCCTCTTCTATTTTGTCGTCTAAAGAGTTGTAGCTGTACTCTATCTTTTCCCAGGATACTTTAGGAATACTGTAGATATCTCCATCTATAGCTACTTTTATATCTGACTGAGTTAAGTTTACGATTTCGGCAATTGTTCCATTGACCCATCTCTTAAGAGAGTCGTTTCTGACCAGCATTACTTGGGCACCTTTTTTTAGCCTTAACTTAGCCTCTACAGGGTAAGACGATTCCTTGAATTTAGAACTTATCTCTGCATCATATTGATATTCTGCAGAATCAATTTCATTTAAATATTTGATGTTGATATTTTTTGCTTGGTTGTTTGTGGTTGTCAGGGTTACTACTCCGGTAGAATCATGTTTTATATCATAATTTAAGCGGCTATTTAGAAAATCAAGATCTTCCTCAGAGGCCTTCTTTATTCTTATTTTATTGAGCAGCTCTATAAAGCTATCGTCTTTCTGCCTGTAGATTTTTTTAAGCTCGATATATTCTAAGTCAATCTCTTTAAATACTTTTGCGCTGAAAAAATATGGGCTTGTGTAAATATCGCCCATTAGATCTTTGGCCTCAGATTCAACTACTGGCGGCAGCTGAAAGAGGTCTCCAAAGATTATCAGCTGAACACCGCCAAAAGGCATATTATTGGCTCTATTTAATCTTAAGGAGTAGTCAATAGCATCTAATAAGTCGGCTCGTAGCATCGATGCCTCATCTATTAATATTGCATCTATGCTCTTTATTAGATTCTTGTTGCGCAGCCTTTTAATATGCTGTTTTTGGATTAGCCGTGGTGGAAACCTGAAGAAAGAGTGTATTGTCTGACCCCTGATTTTAATAGCCGATACCCCTGTGGGAGCTAATATAACTATTTTCTTAGCGGTATTTAATCTAAAATATTCCAGCAAAGTGGATTTACCAGTGCCGGCTTTACCTGTTATAAAAATATTATTATTGCCATTCTCCATCATGCCAAAAGCTTTTTTAAACTCTCTATTGTAATCAAAATCAGATGGAATCTGAGTATCTGTCTGTAGTGCTATTTTTTCATTGGACTTCATAGGAAGAGATACTACTTGGGTCTCTTTATCTGCCTTAAACCCTTTGAGCTGCTATTTGACTTATAGTTTTTATAGCGCCTTGCCATCTTATCTTTAGTAGCTGTACTGGATCTCTTAGTTACCTTAACTCTTATCTTCTCACCTTTAAGAACTGTACCGTTTAGCTGTTTTATAGCTGCAACTGCATCTTCTTTGTTAGGCATATCTGCGAATCCAAAGCCCTTGGACTCTCCTGTTGCTCCGTCGACTACTATATTGAGAGATGCTATCTTACCAAATGGTTCAAATAACCTCTTAAGCTCTACTTCGTTTGTATCTCGTGACAGGTTTCTAATTAGTATATTCATGCTTTCACCCTTCCTTCTATTCCAGCTCTTTAGATTCGACGTCTACTATATTCTTATCGTTGAATCTGGCATCTCTCTTTTTTTGATGAATCCCAGATCTAGCTCTATTAAGGTTGATAAAAAAATAAACAACCTTAAAGGTGAAACGAAAAAAGAAATAAATTAATACTATTCTTAATAGGAGACTGAACATTTAAAATTATATTTTAAGGCTATCTTGGCAACCTTACCGTGATTATACTACTTAGAGTGTGAAATACCAAGCAAAAGATAGTAAACGCTACTACATTAGAGATAAATGGATTACTCCGGGATTTAAGCTTGCAGCATTGAACATTTTCCTGAGACCAGGTTTTATATGGCCTGTTATTTCCCGAATCCGGTTAGTTTATTGCTAAGGCCGGATACGCCTTCTTGAACCATCTCAGCCAGTTTAGCCTGAGCTTTATCAAGCAGGTCTCTTGCTATCTGAGAATCACTATCTAGGTAAGTTAATATATATTGAGATATGTTTACAACATCCTGAAACTTCTCAGATTCATATAGCGCCTTTGCTGCCGTAGCTAAATAGCTGATCTTTTCCTGTGTTGTTCCTAATGTCTTTGCTGTATCTATTGCTTCTAATCCTGATGCAGCGCTACACTGTTTTGAACAACCTGCAATAAGGATACTAAATGTTAAACATACCAGAAGCGCTGCGCTAATTGAGTTCTTCATTCTTACCCCCTATTGATTATTTACCTTTTTGCCTTTACCTTTAAAGCCTTTATGTTCTTTTAACTAATTGCTAACCTACTTTAATAATAATATATTTTTTATCTCATAGCAACAATATCTCTATGAATATGCAGATGTCAAAAATCGCCCAGCTATTTAAATACCAAACTGTGTTTTCAATCTCTTCAATATTTTGAATCTACCGAGCTGATGATTTTACTCGACAATACAATTATTATCTCAATGATAATTGCAGAAACTAAGAGGCAGAGAGAAATCTAAGCTCTTAAGGTGCTCAATAACAGCCTGCAAGTCATCTTTCTTAGGAGAACTGACTCTTATCTTCTCTCCTTCTATCTGAGTCTGTACTTTTAATTTCAGCTTCTTTATTCCGGCAACAAGCTCTTTTGCTTTCTCTTTTTCTATACCAGTACAGATATCTATTGTTTGACGCAGACTCATTCCAGATGCCTTCTCAGGCTCGTTAAATTTGAGAGACTTTATAGATATCCGCCTGCTAGTCATACCTGTTGAGAGAATATCTTTAAGAGCACGCAGTTTATAGTCATCATCTGCTGTTAAGGTTATTTTTTTCTCTTTGCGGTCAAATTCGATAGAGGATTTACTGTTTTTAAAATCATAGCGCCTAGATAACTCTTTTTTGGCTTGATTTGTTGCGTTATCTGCTTCTTGAAGGTCAACCTCAGATACAACATCAAAAGAAAACTTAGCCATATTAACTCCCCTTTTTATTTTATTGTTTTTTGGATTATAGCATTGTTGACCATTATTTTCAATCTGAGAGCAGAAACCTATAAGCATATGCCTATATATCTTAGCGGTTTTAGTAGCTTATATTTCTTTCCCAGCCTGCTACTTCAATGAGAATCGGAGTACAGGTGCCTTTCTGTATTACCATCATCTCTGCAGGGTAGACTCTTCCTACCTCTATATCGTGTGTTATTATGTATTTTCTCGATGGAAACCAAGAATTGAAGAATCTGAAAATCTGCTCTTCATCTATCCGCTCTTCTGCAAACCTCTCTTCTATTGCCTCGTTAGAGATAAAATTGTAGCTTATCTCATAACCTTCATATTCTGGCCCGCCGTACATCCTGGCTTGCAACCTTGAGCGTTCAGTCTTTTTGATATCTAAGACTCTAATCTTACCGGAGTACAGCCTGTATTCACACATCCCCCCTATTATCTCTTTCCTTTTTTGGGTTTCCCCTGAGGTGAGAGATGACATGTTAAACAAAATAGCTAGGGTTAAGACAATATAGGTTTTTTTCAAGCCTCTCCCCGTATTGTTTTATTATTCAGTCTCTAAGATCTTTTTCTCTTCTATAGGTCTATCTTGATTGTCAGTAGCTGATTCTTCTAATTTTTGAACCACGTCATAACCTTCAACAACCTCGCCAAAGATAGTATGGTTCATGTTAAGCCAAGGAGTTGAGGCTGTTGTTATAAAGAACTGACTACCGTTGGTATTAGGTCCGGAGTTTGCCATTGCAACTAAGCCAGGCTTGTTGAATACTACTTCCTCGGTTACTTCGTCTTCAAAAGGTTCACTCCAAATAGATTCTCCGCCACTACCTGTTCCTGTAGGATCACCGCCCT
It encodes the following:
- a CDS encoding AAA family ATPase gives rise to the protein MKSNEKIALQTDTQIPSDFDYNREFKKAFGMMENGNNNIFITGKAGTGKSTLLEYFRLNTAKKIVILAPTGVSAIKIRGQTIHSFFRFPPRLIQKQHIKRLRNKNLIKSIDAILIDEASMLRADLLDAIDYSLRLNRANNMPFGGVQLIIFGDLFQLPPVVESEAKDLMGDIYTSPYFFSAKVFKEIDLEYIELKKIYRQKDDSFIELLNKIRIKKASEEDLDFLNSRLNYDIKHDSTGVVTLTTTNNQAKNINIKYLNEIDSAEYQYDAEISSKFKESSYPVEAKLRLKKGAQVMLVRNDSLKRWVNGTIAEIVNLTQSDIKVAIDGDIYSIPKVSWEKIEYSYNSLDDKIEEEIIGSFEQYPIKLAWAITIHKSQGQTFNNVIIDMGFGAFTHGQTYVALSRCRTLEGILLKSPITHSDIIFDDRVYQFQKSFKNEQGEIKENVKSKTKKRRKKHSDYSTC
- a CDS encoding YajQ family cyclic di-GMP-binding protein, encoding MAKFSFDVVSEVDLQEADNATNQAKKELSRRYDFKNSKSSIEFDRKEKKITLTADDDYKLRALKDILSTGMTSRRISIKSLKFNEPEKASGMSLRQTIDICTGIEKEKAKELVAGIKKLKLKVQTQIEGEKIRVSSPKKDDLQAVIEHLKSLDFSLPLSFCNYH
- a CDS encoding peptidylprolyl isomerase, translated to MKGELVTLKTSEGDVKVQLMSDIAPKASENFLGLAKKGYYNGVIFHRIIKGFMVQGGDPTGTGSGGESIWSEPFEDEVTEEVVFNKPGLVAMANSGPNTNGSQFFITTASTPWLNMNHTIFGEVVEGYDVVQKLEESATDNQDRPIEEKKILETE